From Amycolatopsis sp. WQ 127309:
TCCTCGGCGACCGGCTTCGGATGACTGCGCGCGCACGCTGGAAGCATGACGAGCTCGGCCACGCTTCCGACGGTCTTGGAGGCGCTGCGCGCCACGAATCCGGACCGTCCGCTCTTCACCTGGGTGGAAGACGACGGTGAAGACGGCAAGACCCTCACCGCCGGTGAACTCACCGAGGCCACGGACGAGGTCGCGCAAGCGCTCCGCAGCTGGGGAGCCGTACCGGGTGATCGAGCCGTCCTCGTCTACCCACCCGGGCTCGACTTCGTCACCGCCTTCACCGGCTGCCTCGCGGCCGGTGTGGTGCCGGTTCCGGTGTACCCGCCGGACCCGGTCCGGCCCGATCGCGCGATGCGCACGTTCGCGAAGATTCTGACCGACTGCGGCGCCCGTCTCGCGCTGACGGACTCGGGGTACGACCGGGCGCGCAAGGTCGCGGCCGTGGCGGGGTTCTTCGGCCGCGCCACCGCAGACGTCCCGCAGCTGTCGTGGCACCGGACCGATCGCCGGCTGCCGCGATCGGAGGGCGCGGAGCCCTGGCACGAGCCGGTTTCCCCGGCCGAGACGGCGTTCCTGCAGTACACCTCGGGCTCGACCGGAACACCCAAAGGTGTCGTGGTCACGCACGGGAACATCGCGCACGAGCTCGCGGCCAACGTCACCGACCTGCGGTTGCACGACGGGACACGCGGGGTGTTCTGGATCCCGCAGTACCACGATATGGGGTTGATCAACGTCATCCTCAGCACGGTGAGCGGTAATTCGGCGACGCACCTGATGTCCCCCTTGACCTTCCTGCGCGATCCCGCCGTGTGGTTCGCGGTCATGTCCCGGGTCGGCGCGACGGTCACCTCCGCGCCGAACTTCGCCTACGACCTGGCCGTGCGCAAGACGACCGCAGCGCAGCGGAGCGAGTGGGACCTCAGCTCGCTGGAGATGGCGATCTGCGCGGCCGAGCCGGTCCGGGACCGCACCGCCCGCGAGTTCCAGTCGGCGTTCGCCGTTTCCGGACTGCGCGACGACGTCTTCTTCGCCGCCTACGGTCTCGCCGAAAACACCGCGAGCGTGACCAATCGCGGCCAGGGCCGGGTGCTCCTGGACAAGACCTCCCTGGCCGCCGGTGAAGTCGTGGTGTCCGATGCCGGCCCGCACGCCACCGTCCTGCGCGGGTGCGGGAAGTCGAGCAAGGCCGGGGACGACATCAGGATCGTCGACCCGGACACCGGCCTGCCGTGCCCACCGCTGCGCGTCGGGGAGATCTGGGTGCACTCGGCGACCACCGCCGCCGGGTACTGGAACCAGCAGCAGCCGACCGCAGACACCTTCCACGCCCGGCTCACCGGCGTGGCCGAGTCCCGCGACTACCTCCGCACCGGCGACCTCGGCTTCCAGCTCGACGGCGAACTGTTCGTCACGGGCCGGATCAAGGACCTGATGATCGTCGGCGGCCGCAACGTCCACCCCGGCGATGTCGAAGACAGCGTCCGTGACTGCGACCCGCTGGTGCGGCCCGGCGGGACGCTGATGTTTTCCGTCGACGGCGGCTCCGGTGAAGACCACGTCGTCCTCCTGCTCGAGACACGCGCCCGGCAGCTCGCGCGCGAGGCGGCCCTGGCCATCTGGGCCGAAGTGCGCGCACGGGCCAGCCGTGACCACGGGATCACCATCGACACCCTGCTGATCGGCCGGCCCGGCTTCGCCGAGAAGACCACCAGCGGCAAGCTGCGGCGCCAGGTCGCCAAAGCGGCGTTCCTGGACGGCACCCTCGTGTACTCGAACGCCCTTCTCCACGCTCTCCGCTCCACCGGCCGTGGACCGCAGGAGGCCCGGTGAACGCCGGCCTCGTCGTGGCCTCGGGTCCCGAGGACCCCCGGCTGTACGACATCGACGACGACTTCCGGCAGGTCCTCATCGACCTGTCCGGCCTGGTCGCGTACTCGGCGCGCCACGGCACCCGGTTCCTCCATCCGGCCTCGATCGGTGCGCGCGGCACTCTGCGCGTTGTGGCCGATCCGGCCGTGCCCGCACAGGACTTCTTCCGCCCCGGCCGCGTCTTTCCCGTCCTCGGGCGGTACAGCAACTCCCAGGGTGCCGACGACCACGAAGTCTCGGTGCGTGGCCTCTCGCTGCGGCTGCTCGGCGACGAATCCGCCGGCCTGCTCGACCTGACCTTCAACACCGGTGAAGTGTTCTTCGCGCCGGACGCGAGCAGCTTCCGAGATCTCACCGCGGGTTCGGCCGCGCAACGGGACCAGGTCCTCGACGCGCAGCCGAGGCTGCGCACGGCGTTGTGGGACACCGAACGCGTCGCTGTGTCCTACGCGACTTACGAACTCCACAGCCAGGCACCACGCGTGTTCACCGCCGCGGACGGCTCCCGGTGGCTGGCCCGGTACCGCGTCCGGCCCGCGGACGAACCGGTGCGGCCCGGTCACTACGACCACGGCACCCAGTGGTGGCCGCCGACTCCACCCGAGGCCGTCGCCCGCCCGGCGGAGGAGACCGGAGCTCCGACCGCCCTGCGGGACGAACTACGCGATCGTCTCAGCGGGGGCGGCTTCGGCTGCGTGCTCCAGATCCGGCTCCGCCCGGTCGAAGCCGATCCGCGGCGGCTCGAGGACGCTCTCGACGCCACGAAGCCCTGGCCCGGCGAGTACCGGTGGACGGACCTGGCCCGGATCCGGTTCGACGAGCCGCTCCCGGACGAGACGACCGACGCGCTCGCCTTCGACCCCGCGCTGGCGCCGGCGGGATTCGGCGTCGCGCTGGCGCGATCCCCTCGATCCACCGCGTCGCTCGGGCACCTGCGTGCGCTGATCTACCGGATGACCTCACTGGCCCGGCTGGGCAAGCCGCTCCCGCCGCAGCTGGCCGGCCTGCTGCGCCCGCCCCGGCACGCCCTCGCCCCGCGCACGGTGTGCGTCATCGGAGCCGGCCCGGCCGGCCTCACCGCGGCCCGGGAACTGGAGCGCGCCGGCCACCGCGTCATCGTGCTGGAGGCCGCCGGGCACGTCGGCGGTAAGGCGACTTCCGTCGACGTCGACAGGCATCCCCACGATCTCGGCGCGCACATCTGCACCGGCCGCTACCGCACGCTGGCGGCGCTCGCCGCGGAACTCGGTGTCGGCACCGAACCGACGCCGGCCGAGCTGGTGCTGAGCACCGGCTCGTCCGGCCGGACCACCACCGACATGCGCTTCTTCACGGACGGTTCCGTCGAGCGCTACGAAGCTCTGCGTGCCGCGCGGTTCCCGCGCATCGGCGAACCGGGACTGGCCCACTCGGCCGCGGCCCTGGCCGCCCCGCTGTCCGAGTGGCTCGCCGAGAACGACTTGCAGGCGATGTACACCACGTTCGGGCTCGGTTACACGAGCGCCGGTTACGGCTTCCCGGACGACGACCTTCCCGCGCTCTACTTCGTCAAGTACGCCGAGACGACGGGATTGCTCTCCGACACCGTGCCCAGCGCGGAGGCGATCGAGGCCCGCTTCACCGTCAAGGGTGGATTCGGCGCGTTGTGGGAACGAGTCGCCGAAGACCTGGCGGACGTCCGGGTGAACACGACCGTGCTGGCCGTCACCCGCCACGACACCGCGCGGGGCGGCGTGGTCGTGCGCACCGACCGCGGCGTCGTCGAAGCGGACGACCTGGTCATCGCGGTGCCGCCGGACCGGATCGCCGGGGTCCTCGACGCCTCGGCGGCCGAGCACGAGGTGGCCCGGCGGGTGCGGTACCAGGGGTACCGCACGACCGTGGCCACCGCGACCGGGCTGCCCCAGGACGCCTTCTACTTGCTCGGGGAGTTCGCGGACAGCTCCGTGGACCGCGGGCACTGCGTCGGCTTCCAGCACCGGTACCCCGGCAGCGACGTCTACACCTGCTACTCCTACCTCGGCGAGGACACGGCTGGGCAGCTCGAACGCGACCTCGCAGCCTGCGGCGCGCAGGACTTCCGCGCTCACCTGCACCGCGACTGGTTCCTCATGCCGCACTTCACCAGCGCCGACGTGCGGGCCGGGGTGCTGGAGGACCTGGAGGCACGGCAGGGCGAGCGGCACACCTACTTCACCGGCGGGGTGCTGGGCTTCGAGTCCGTCGAGTGCGCGATGAGTCACGCGCTGGACCTGGTCCATCGCGCATTCCCCGGCCGGGACGCCGCGGCGGCCGCGGCCGGCGAACCCCAGCGCCCCGTCGGCCGTACGAGCGGCGAGATCCGCGCGTGGCTGGTCCGGTCCGTCGCCGAAGCCACCGCCGGCACGGCATACCCCCGGGCGCCGCTCTCCGAGCTTCCGCTCGGCTCGCTGGCGCTCGCGGGCCTGATGTCCGATCTGTCGACCTACCTGGGCTTCCGCGTTCCGCATACGCTTTTCCTCCAGCTGCCGACCATCGACGCCGTCGCGGGCTACCTCGCCGAAGGCGAGGCACCTTTCGCGGCGAAACGTGTACGTGAAACCTTCAGCCCGGGTGTTCGCCCCTTCTTCTGCGTGGGCGGCATCGGGGCTTCCGGCGCCTACTTGCGCCCGCTGGCCGCTTCGCTGGGACCGGAGCGGCCGTTGCTCCCGTTCGAGATCCCCGGCCGGCTTGACGGGACCGGAGCGCCCCTCGACGACGTCGAGACGATCGCCGAGGCTTTCGTCGAGCAGATCAAGGCATTGTCGCCCGAAGGCCCGTACCGGATCGGCGGCCACTCGTTCGGCGGCGTCGTCGCCTACGAGATCGGACGGCAGCTTCGCGCGGCGGGAGCGGAGGTCTCTCCGGTGCTGCTCCTCGACACCTTCGTGGCCGTCGCCGGGCAGCAACCGCCCGACGACGACGTCGCGGGTGCGCTGCGGGACCAAGCCGTCGTGCGCCACATGGCGTGCCTTGCCACCGGCACGTGCGACTGCGGCATCGATTTCGACGCGCCGCTCGCCGGGCAGCGCGACGCTCTGGCCCGGGCACTCGGCGCTACAGAGCCGGCTCGCTACGACGAGCACCTGGCGGCCATCGTCGAGGTCCAGCTCAGTTCGCTCCACGCCTACGCCAGCTACGCTTTCCCACCGTCCGATCTGACCGTGCACGTCCTGAAGACGGTCGGCGGGTTCGCACCAATGCCTTCGGCGCACTTCGGCCTGAAGCTCCACCTCGACAGTCCCGCCAACGGCTGGGAGCACGTCGATGTCGCGAAGGTCCGGGTGTTTCCCGTGAGCGGGAACCACTTCAGCATGTTCGTGCCACCCCACGTCACACAGGTTGCGGGCGCCATCGAGCACAGCCACCCCGATGGGAAGCAGACGACGGAGTGACGGGCCGCACACGCACTCGCCGTCGGTGACTGATCCTGTGTGGACAGTTCGCGATTCGTGGATGTTTCCCCTGCAGGTTGGGGTTTTCCCGAGGCGGAGTCCGCGACCGGCCTGCCGAAGGCGCTTGCTGGGTTCTGGTGCGTGCCGGCAACGGATCCGGCTTGCGATTCTCGGAGAAACCTTGTAAGGGCAGGTGGTGTGAGGTGAGTCAGGACGTCGATCGCTTGCCGGCGGAGTTGCAGAAGTTTCTCGAAGTCGTTTTGGGAGGTCCGTGGCCGGAGGGCGATTCCGACGCCTTCAAGGCGTTGTCCCGAGAGTGGCGTGAGCTGATCGTGGCGCTGGACAACCTGGAGGCGGCCCTGAGAACGGGTGGTCCGGGTGTGCTGTCGGCTCTGGTGGGTGAAACGGGCCACTCGCTGGGCGAGTGGCTGTCCGGGGGCGCGGCCTCGGGTGTGACGGAGTTGCGGTCGAGTGCCGCGGAGATGGCGAAGATGGCGAAGAACGCCGGCGCCGATGTGGTGAAGACCAAAGCATTGCTCGGGATCATGGCAGGGATCACCCTGCTGGCCGTACTGGAATTGCTGACCTCGATCATCGGCATTCCCTTCGTGCCCGCGGTGGAAGCGGCGGCCCGGGTTTCGTTGTGGGCGGTGCTCAAGGCCCTGACCGCGCGGTTGCTGGCGATGGCCCCGCGTGAGGTCGCGCGCCTCGCGTTGCGGAGTGCCGCGAAGGTGGGGCTGGAAGCCGGGACATCTGCGGCGAAGTTCGCTGCGGTGGGTGGCGGTCTGATGGGTGGGCTGGACCTCGCGATCCAGGGAGGCCAGATCCTGGCCGGGGAACGCGACGGCCTCGACACCCGGTCGTTGCTCGGTTCGTTCGTCGGTGGCGCGGTGGGAGGCGCGTTCGCGGGCGTGTTCCACGGTGTCGCGGTGTCGGTGCGGAACGTGGCTACGGGCGCGGCGACCGAGCTGGGCGGACAGTTACCGCGGTACGTGCGTGGCGTGGGGCAGGTGTCCTACGCGACCGGTCAGGTCTTGACGGCGGTCATGTCGGCGCCGGCGGTGAACGCGGCGTCGGGGCAGTCGCCGGGGGCGTCACCGTGGCTGGGTGCGCTGGGGGCCGTCGGCGGGCTGGGTGGCGGCCGTCGAGGCCGATCCGGTGGTGATGGCGCGTCGCTGGACGATCGGCTGCAGGCGGTCATGACGGAGAAGCCGCCGGTGGTGACCATTCCGGGCGGCGACGGCGAAAAGTCTTTTGCCGGCAGTGAAAAGCCGGAAGAACCCAGCGCGGGCACGGAGAAAACCACGCTGACGACGGGCAAGGACAACACCTCCGCGATCGCCGAGGTCACCGAGCCGGCACGGCAAGGTGGCGACGCCGACATCGCACCGCCGGCGTACACCCCAGTCGCGGAACAGCCGGCCGATACGACACCGCCACCGGCCTACACACCGGCCCTCCTCCCATCCGGCCAGGTCATCGGCACCGTCTATACCACCGGCACGGTGTCCGGCGGTCTCCTCGCCACGGCCACCACCGGTGGTCCTCCGCCCGTCATCGCCACCGGCACCGGCACCGGCACCGGCACCGAACAAGCGGCGCACCACGCCGCCGCGAGCCTCGCCCCCGCGGAACAGACCAGCCGAGCCGCGGCCCGGCCCGCCGCGAGCACGACCATCGGCTACGGCAGGCCGGGAACCACAGCCTCCGTCGTGCCGGCCGCTGTCATCGACGGCACGGCCGCGCGGGGAGCCTCCACACCGGCAGGCTCCGCGGTGGTGAGTGCCGGCCCGGCCGGCCGGGCCGCCGCAGGACCGCGGCTCTCACCGCAGCTCAGCCACCATCTCGAAGGTGACGTCACCCGGCCCGTCACGTCCGCGGACGGCACTGGAGCGCACACTCCGGACGCGGCTGTCGCCCACACCGCCGAGCCTGACATCGCGGCAACGACCGCCGCCGTGGCCGGGCACCCGGGCGCCGGATCACCGGTGCACGACGAACCCGTGCCGGCGCGGCTGCTCCGGTCGGCCGACAAGACCATCGTCGGGGCCGCCTTCCTGCCCCCGCACGAAGCCGACGTCGTCGAGCGGGCATACGCCCGCGGCGCCGGTGACGGTGCGGCCGGGTTCCAGCTGGTGTTCCACCGCACCCCCGCCGGGATCACCGAACCGGCGACGACCGGTACGGCGCGGCCGGTCAGCGACGCGGGCTTCTCTCGGCGGCTCGAGAACCTCAGGACCAGCCTCGACCACCTCGGGGAAGCCCAGCTGCCCTGGCACACCCTGGAACTGGTCGACTGCGGTTCCGGCACCGCGCACGCGGCCGCGATCGAGGACCTCGGCCGCCGCGCGGGCTACACCCGGGACGTGGTCGGTTATGCCCACGGCCGCGCCGTCGAGATCTCCGTCGATCGGGGCCGCCGCGTTCTCGCACCCGGCGAAGCCCCCACCCCCGGCGCC
This genomic window contains:
- a CDS encoding FAD-dependent oxidoreductase; the protein is MNAGLVVASGPEDPRLYDIDDDFRQVLIDLSGLVAYSARHGTRFLHPASIGARGTLRVVADPAVPAQDFFRPGRVFPVLGRYSNSQGADDHEVSVRGLSLRLLGDESAGLLDLTFNTGEVFFAPDASSFRDLTAGSAAQRDQVLDAQPRLRTALWDTERVAVSYATYELHSQAPRVFTAADGSRWLARYRVRPADEPVRPGHYDHGTQWWPPTPPEAVARPAEETGAPTALRDELRDRLSGGGFGCVLQIRLRPVEADPRRLEDALDATKPWPGEYRWTDLARIRFDEPLPDETTDALAFDPALAPAGFGVALARSPRSTASLGHLRALIYRMTSLARLGKPLPPQLAGLLRPPRHALAPRTVCVIGAGPAGLTAARELERAGHRVIVLEAAGHVGGKATSVDVDRHPHDLGAHICTGRYRTLAALAAELGVGTEPTPAELVLSTGSSGRTTTDMRFFTDGSVERYEALRAARFPRIGEPGLAHSAAALAAPLSEWLAENDLQAMYTTFGLGYTSAGYGFPDDDLPALYFVKYAETTGLLSDTVPSAEAIEARFTVKGGFGALWERVAEDLADVRVNTTVLAVTRHDTARGGVVVRTDRGVVEADDLVIAVPPDRIAGVLDASAAEHEVARRVRYQGYRTTVATATGLPQDAFYLLGEFADSSVDRGHCVGFQHRYPGSDVYTCYSYLGEDTAGQLERDLAACGAQDFRAHLHRDWFLMPHFTSADVRAGVLEDLEARQGERHTYFTGGVLGFESVECAMSHALDLVHRAFPGRDAAAAAAGEPQRPVGRTSGEIRAWLVRSVAEATAGTAYPRAPLSELPLGSLALAGLMSDLSTYLGFRVPHTLFLQLPTIDAVAGYLAEGEAPFAAKRVRETFSPGVRPFFCVGGIGASGAYLRPLAASLGPERPLLPFEIPGRLDGTGAPLDDVETIAEAFVEQIKALSPEGPYRIGGHSFGGVVAYEIGRQLRAAGAEVSPVLLLDTFVAVAGQQPPDDDVAGALRDQAVVRHMACLATGTCDCGIDFDAPLAGQRDALARALGATEPARYDEHLAAIVEVQLSSLHAYASYAFPPSDLTVHVLKTVGGFAPMPSAHFGLKLHLDSPANGWEHVDVAKVRVFPVSGNHFSMFVPPHVTQVAGAIEHSHPDGKQTTE
- a CDS encoding fatty acyl-AMP ligase produces the protein MTSSATLPTVLEALRATNPDRPLFTWVEDDGEDGKTLTAGELTEATDEVAQALRSWGAVPGDRAVLVYPPGLDFVTAFTGCLAAGVVPVPVYPPDPVRPDRAMRTFAKILTDCGARLALTDSGYDRARKVAAVAGFFGRATADVPQLSWHRTDRRLPRSEGAEPWHEPVSPAETAFLQYTSGSTGTPKGVVVTHGNIAHELAANVTDLRLHDGTRGVFWIPQYHDMGLINVILSTVSGNSATHLMSPLTFLRDPAVWFAVMSRVGATVTSAPNFAYDLAVRKTTAAQRSEWDLSSLEMAICAAEPVRDRTAREFQSAFAVSGLRDDVFFAAYGLAENTASVTNRGQGRVLLDKTSLAAGEVVVSDAGPHATVLRGCGKSSKAGDDIRIVDPDTGLPCPPLRVGEIWVHSATTAAGYWNQQQPTADTFHARLTGVAESRDYLRTGDLGFQLDGELFVTGRIKDLMIVGGRNVHPGDVEDSVRDCDPLVRPGGTLMFSVDGGSGEDHVVLLLETRARQLAREAALAIWAEVRARASRDHGITIDTLLIGRPGFAEKTTSGKLRRQVAKAAFLDGTLVYSNALLHALRSTGRGPQEAR